A DNA window from Leptolyngbya sp. SIO1E4 contains the following coding sequences:
- the infA gene encoding translation initiation factor IF-1: MSSDFIEVEGTVTKVLPNTVFRVQLDNGNEILGNLSNDIRENYTRILVGDRVKVELASYNSAQGCITQLIS, translated from the coding sequence GTGAGCAGTGATTTTATCGAGGTAGAAGGTACCGTCACAAAGGTGTTACCCAACACTGTATTTAGAGTTCAGCTCGATAATGGAAACGAAATCTTAGGTAACCTTTCCAACGACATTCGAGAAAATTACACCAGAATTTTGGTTGGCGATCGCGTCAAAGTTGAATTAGCCTCCTACAATTCAGCTCAAGGTTGTATTACGCAACTGATTAGTTAG
- a CDS encoding ABC transporter permease: protein MKRIWSQCVKELAQFRRDRLTFALAFILPLGMLLIFGYAIRLETKNIPLAIQDFDASPLSRSYVERLFATNQFQPIAWSGEGDAIAIIDQGLAKATVVIPPDFSRRIKDQKASSIQVLVDGTDVNNARVIRNSIRATTNFFLQSQGLRPRTANVVARIRLWFNPGRKESLFIVPGLYAVILAIFPALLSTLAMVREKEQGTIVQVYASNLSATELLLGKGLAYFIVSIGEALCIMGLGSLLFRIEFAGNPLPFLLGTGLFAAASVLYGLFIGGRANNRIAAVQGVAFTGFLASFLFSGFIYPLSNIPFPISLISNIVPARYYIDVTRDAFVRGTGWGSVWVALIAISLLALLFFAAAWRGLRRMQLSD from the coding sequence ATGAAGCGAATCTGGTCTCAATGTGTTAAGGAACTGGCTCAATTTCGGCGCGATCGCCTGACCTTTGCCCTGGCCTTTATTCTGCCGCTGGGGATGCTTCTGATTTTTGGCTATGCCATTCGTCTAGAGACCAAAAACATTCCCCTAGCCATCCAGGACTTTGATGCCAGTCCCCTGAGCCGTAGCTATGTGGAACGACTCTTTGCCACCAATCAGTTTCAGCCCATTGCCTGGTCGGGAGAGGGGGATGCGATCGCCATCATTGATCAGGGGTTAGCCAAAGCTACGGTAGTGATTCCGCCGGATTTTTCCCGTCGCATTAAAGACCAGAAAGCTAGTTCTATCCAGGTTCTGGTGGATGGCACCGATGTTAATAACGCCCGCGTGATTCGCAACAGCATCCGGGCGACGACTAACTTCTTCCTACAAAGTCAAGGATTACGGCCTAGAACAGCCAATGTGGTTGCCCGCATCCGTCTCTGGTTCAACCCCGGGCGCAAAGAATCTCTCTTCATCGTGCCTGGACTCTACGCGGTGATCTTGGCAATTTTTCCAGCCCTGCTGTCGACCCTCGCCATGGTCCGTGAGAAAGAGCAAGGAACCATTGTGCAGGTATATGCCTCTAACCTGAGTGCCACAGAACTACTGCTGGGCAAAGGATTAGCCTACTTTATTGTGTCCATAGGGGAAGCCCTTTGCATCATGGGGTTGGGGTCGCTGCTCTTTAGGATTGAGTTTGCAGGTAATCCTCTGCCGTTCTTGCTAGGAACCGGCTTGTTTGCAGCCGCCAGTGTCCTTTATGGCCTCTTCATCGGCGGACGGGCTAACAACCGCATTGCTGCGGTGCAAGGGGTGGCGTTTACCGGCTTTTTAGCCTCTTTTCTGTTTTCGGGTTTTATTTATCCGTTAAGCAACATTCCGTTTCCCATCTCATTGATTTCCAATATCGTGCCCGCTCGGTATTACATCGACGTAACTCGCGATGCCTTTGTGCGCGGGACGGGGTGGGGGAGTGTCTGGGTTGCTTTGATAGCCATTTCGCTGCTGGCACTGTTGTTTTTTGCCGCCGCATGGCGCGGCCTGCGTCGGATGCAGTTATCGGACTGA
- a CDS encoding DUF1830 domain-containing protein encodes MTSLKPPHKILCQYNNHTSQFQIIRISNISHWFFERTIIPKGSVLFETFQDAQLEIHTSQIMGSILSDIIPCNQLIRIFDKPFEQSQLIKKSA; translated from the coding sequence ATGACTTCTTTAAAGCCTCCTCATAAAATTCTCTGTCAGTATAACAACCACACTTCTCAATTTCAGATCATTCGTATTTCGAACATTTCTCACTGGTTCTTTGAGCGTACGATCATACCAAAAGGTTCCGTTCTCTTTGAGACCTTTCAAGACGCTCAGCTAGAAATTCACACTAGTCAAATAATGGGTTCTATTTTGTCCGACATCATTCCGTGTAATCAGTTGATTCGAATATTTGATAAGCCTTTTGAACAATCGCAACTCATCAAAAAATCTGCCTAG
- a CDS encoding sigma-70 family RNA polymerase sigma factor → MSSDTVRDYLKIIGKTPLLTKAEEQVLGAQIQTMQALLDIPDDVRTPEQQRLIRKGQRAKCKMIQANLRLVVSITKQYTRRGVEMLDLIQEGSLGLARATEKFDPTKGYKFSTYAYWWIRQAMTRAIAMQSRTIRLPIHVTAKLNCLKKVQRQLSQKLGRPPTREELADAIAMTLEKFDELLLQSRQTTSLDQRVGEDEKTPLAALIPDYSPGPDEVVELAMLHDQLEALTGFLDEPEQFVIKARYGLEDGSPKSLRTISEMLGKSRTQVQKIEQSGFRKLRAMIIRKKRKSQSLSILD, encoded by the coding sequence ATGAGTAGTGATACGGTTCGGGATTATTTGAAGATTATCGGCAAAACTCCCTTGCTGACCAAAGCAGAGGAGCAGGTATTGGGAGCCCAAATCCAAACAATGCAGGCGTTGCTAGACATTCCTGATGATGTGCGCACACCTGAACAGCAGCGCCTTATCCGCAAAGGGCAGCGTGCTAAATGTAAGATGATCCAGGCTAACTTGCGGCTAGTGGTGAGTATTACCAAGCAATACACCCGGCGTGGGGTAGAAATGCTAGACCTCATTCAAGAGGGCAGTTTAGGACTAGCCAGAGCTACCGAAAAGTTCGATCCAACAAAGGGGTATAAGTTCTCAACCTACGCTTACTGGTGGATTCGGCAAGCCATGACCCGGGCGATCGCGATGCAATCGCGCACGATTCGCCTGCCTATCCACGTCACTGCAAAGTTAAACTGCCTCAAGAAAGTTCAGCGACAGCTGAGCCAGAAACTCGGTCGGCCACCCACCCGCGAAGAGTTAGCCGATGCAATAGCAATGACATTAGAGAAGTTTGACGAACTGCTGCTACAGTCGCGGCAAACGACATCCCTGGATCAAAGAGTGGGTGAGGATGAAAAAACTCCCCTAGCGGCTCTGATTCCGGATTATTCACCAGGGCCAGATGAAGTGGTTGAATTGGCCATGCTCCATGATCAACTGGAGGCATTAACAGGTTTTTTGGATGAGCCAGAGCAGTTTGTGATTAAGGCAAGGTATGGACTAGAGGATGGTAGTCCAAAATCCTTGAGAACTATCAGCGAAATGTTGGGAAAGAGCCGGACGCAAGTACAAAAAATTGAGCAATCAGGATTCAGGAAATTAAGGGCAATGATCATTCGGAAAAAGCGAAAATCGCAGTCACTAAGTATTCTTGACTAA
- a CDS encoding DUF1614 domain-containing protein, translating to MIYLPVTFILFLAIVLLLPLLLLGIAIDIVEVAVAKLGFSSGVAFWLFAAVIVGSTINIPLYRRKAEITIVSDFADFWLQQFWGIPLQRIRQEIVVALNVGGGLIPVLLALYQFTRSDAIAIMAVIIIVTIVSYFSVQIVPGIGIQMNGLVGPLTAALSAVLIAGNEAPAVAFAGGILGVLIGADLLHLREIERMASGVLSIGGAGVFDGIALCGLFALLLT from the coding sequence ATGATTTATTTGCCTGTTACATTTATCCTTTTTCTGGCTATCGTGCTGCTTTTGCCCCTCCTCTTGCTAGGGATCGCGATCGATATTGTGGAAGTAGCGGTGGCCAAGTTAGGGTTTTCTTCTGGTGTGGCGTTTTGGCTATTTGCTGCCGTCATCGTGGGGAGCACCATTAATATTCCGCTCTACAGACGCAAAGCCGAGATCACCATAGTGTCTGATTTCGCTGACTTTTGGCTGCAGCAGTTTTGGGGCATCCCGCTACAGCGGATACGACAAGAGATAGTAGTTGCTCTGAATGTTGGCGGTGGCCTCATTCCAGTTTTGCTGGCACTCTATCAGTTCACACGCTCGGATGCGATAGCGATCATGGCCGTGATCATTATTGTCACCATCGTCAGCTATTTCTCGGTTCAAATCGTTCCGGGTATTGGGATTCAGATGAATGGATTAGTGGGTCCTCTAACAGCTGCTTTGAGTGCTGTCTTAATTGCGGGTAATGAGGCCCCTGCTGTGGCTTTTGCTGGCGGTATATTGGGTGTTTTAATTGGGGCTGATCTATTGCATCTACGCGAAATTGAGCGTATGGCTTCAGGCGTTTTAAGCATTGGTGGAGCCGGTGTGTTTGACGGCATCGCTTTGTGTGGTTTATTTGCTTTACTCCTAACGTGA
- the infA gene encoding translation initiation factor IF-1, which produces MKYNLIEMEGIVTESLPNAMFRIQLDNEFNILGHISGKIRKNYIKILPGDSPEETLRERVKVELTPYDLTRGRITYRIPTSKTTKS; this is translated from the coding sequence ATGAAATACAATCTGATCGAAATGGAAGGCATCGTAACAGAATCTTTACCCAACGCTATGTTCAGAATTCAGCTTGATAATGAGTTCAATATACTGGGTCATATTTCTGGCAAGATTCGGAAGAACTATATCAAAATTTTGCCGGGCGATTCTCCAGAGGAGACGCTTCGCGAACGTGTCAAGGTTGAATTAACACCCTACGACTTAACTCGAGGTCGGATTACCTATCGGATACCAACCTCGAAAACTACAAAATCTTAA
- a CDS encoding response regulator transcription factor, whose translation MKILVVEDDLAVAQTLQILLSTYYYAVDIAVDGEAGLEMADAFDYDLVLLDIWLPGIDGFDFCQQLRATGFRMPILVLTAQDGGSQKANALNAGADDYVVKPFDVEELMARVQALLRRGRIKTQPILTWGNLSVEPSSCSVRYGTQLLPLTPKEYGILELFLRNPRRVFSARTILDQVWNSTESPGEEVVRVHLKEVRKKLKAVGVPGDFIKTIHRTGYRLNPSYAAEITSQADEPSTALQRVELQPRIQADCQLEPQGEEQRKTPSYETPKPGGAVAQDLNNVFTSILGIVQFIRLTQKGIDKATQERLLLLEAYAKRGASLVRQILNFKQDGNEELSSGA comes from the coding sequence ATGAAAATCTTGGTCGTCGAAGACGATCTCGCGGTTGCACAGACCTTGCAAATCCTACTCTCCACCTACTATTACGCGGTTGACATCGCGGTTGATGGTGAGGCTGGATTAGAGATGGCTGATGCCTTTGACTATGACTTGGTACTGCTAGATATCTGGTTGCCGGGGATAGATGGCTTCGATTTCTGCCAACAGCTACGTGCTACAGGTTTTAGAATGCCGATTTTGGTATTAACGGCCCAAGATGGAGGATCCCAAAAAGCAAATGCACTCAATGCCGGCGCGGATGATTATGTTGTTAAGCCCTTTGACGTTGAGGAACTGATGGCACGGGTACAAGCCCTGCTACGCCGGGGCAGAATTAAAACTCAACCCATATTGACTTGGGGAAATCTCTCTGTTGAGCCCAGTAGTTGTAGCGTTCGGTATGGTACACAGCTTCTTCCTTTGACTCCTAAGGAGTATGGCATTTTAGAGCTGTTTCTGCGGAACCCGCGACGGGTGTTTAGTGCTCGAACTATCCTGGATCAAGTCTGGAATTCTACTGAATCTCCCGGAGAGGAAGTGGTTCGGGTTCATCTCAAAGAGGTGCGGAAAAAGCTGAAGGCAGTGGGTGTTCCTGGAGATTTTATTAAGACGATTCATCGCACGGGATACCGGTTAAACCCTTCATATGCAGCTGAGATCACCTCACAAGCAGATGAACCGTCAACAGCATTACAAAGGGTCGAACTGCAGCCGCGAATTCAGGCTGATTGCCAACTTGAACCGCAAGGGGAGGAACAAAGGAAAACTCCATCTTATGAGACTCCAAAACCGGGTGGCGCTGTGGCTCAAGATCTCAATAACGTATTTACATCTATCTTGGGCATTGTTCAGTTTATACGGTTGACTCAGAAAGGGATTGACAAGGCCACGCAGGAACGACTGCTTCTATTAGAAGCGTATGCTAAGCGGGGCGCTAGCTTGGTTAGGCAAATTCTCAACTTTAAGCAGGATGGCAATGAAGAGTTATCCTCTGGTGCATGA
- a CDS encoding glutaredoxin family protein produces MAALADKANLDVYFFYSETCPHCARQETLMAVIDMHNPDVEVHFLEVSRHPQAWQKFRSQYNIASTAVPRTFVGETTFVGYSESEGPLEYSPTYSGFIGYRNQIIGAIAQTAGHEIQLTASESSTAQFPWFALGIPLFYLASFPWVKRQLHQLQTRRYWLGGLAAVCILSLFLIVSLTPEAMIRDFAQGLPFPLFVSTIALADGFNPCAFTVLVILLSLLTYTERRRDMMLVGGTFITTSAVMYFLFILAMIAVGSVLLEQYGVIVLWVLGIGIAIAGLINLKDYFWFKQGVSLSLSEAQQRTISQKAGKIVRNLRSPTAHRLRFLTALGGTVVLAVFVNIVELGCTAILPVVYMTTLVNYCTVSAIGGVLPCYVIWTALYAVIYVIPLFLILANFIYTFESSRISEAQGRLLKLVAGLFMLFFGLVMIFQPQLLLFV; encoded by the coding sequence TTGGCGGCACTTGCAGATAAAGCTAACCTGGATGTTTATTTCTTTTATAGTGAAACCTGCCCCCACTGTGCACGTCAAGAAACCTTGATGGCAGTTATTGATATGCATAACCCAGATGTTGAGGTGCACTTTTTGGAAGTGTCTCGTCATCCTCAAGCCTGGCAGAAATTTAGATCACAATACAACATCGCTTCTACTGCAGTTCCCAGAACATTTGTAGGGGAGACAACCTTTGTTGGCTACAGCGAGAGTGAGGGGCCATTGGAGTACAGCCCTACCTACTCTGGGTTTATTGGCTATCGCAACCAGATCATTGGCGCGATCGCCCAAACCGCCGGTCACGAGATTCAGCTAACTGCAAGCGAAAGTTCAACTGCTCAATTTCCATGGTTTGCTTTGGGCATACCGTTGTTTTATCTTGCCAGTTTTCCCTGGGTGAAACGCCAGTTGCATCAGCTCCAAACCCGACGATACTGGTTGGGCGGACTAGCTGCCGTCTGTATCTTGAGCCTTTTCCTAATAGTCAGCCTGACCCCAGAGGCTATGATTCGGGACTTTGCCCAGGGGCTCCCCTTTCCTCTCTTTGTTTCTACTATTGCCCTAGCCGATGGCTTTAATCCTTGCGCCTTTACGGTGCTGGTGATTTTGCTCTCTCTGTTGACCTACACCGAGCGACGACGCGACATGATGCTGGTCGGAGGTACCTTTATCACGACCTCAGCTGTGATGTATTTCCTATTCATCTTGGCCATGATTGCGGTTGGCTCGGTTTTGCTCGAGCAGTATGGAGTAATTGTTTTATGGGTATTGGGCATAGGAATTGCGATCGCGGGATTAATTAACCTCAAGGACTATTTCTGGTTTAAGCAAGGAGTTTCCCTCTCGCTTTCAGAGGCTCAACAACGCACTATCAGCCAAAAGGCCGGCAAAATCGTCCGCAATTTGAGAAGTCCAACAGCCCATCGTCTTCGATTCCTCACAGCTCTCGGTGGCACGGTGGTGTTGGCAGTTTTTGTCAATATTGTTGAGTTGGGCTGTACTGCGATCTTGCCTGTTGTTTATATGACGACATTAGTGAACTACTGTACAGTCAGCGCGATTGGCGGAGTCTTGCCCTGCTATGTTATCTGGACTGCCCTTTATGCAGTCATTTACGTTATTCCCTTATTTCTGATCCTGGCAAATTTCATCTATACCTTTGAGTCCTCTCGAATCAGTGAAGCCCAAGGTAGGCTCCTCAAACTTGTCGCAGGACTCTTCATGTTGTTCTTTGGCTTGGTGATGATCTTCCAGCCGCAGCTGTTGTTATTTGTTTAA
- a CDS encoding DUF2949 domain-containing protein: MKPTLESQFIYFLEEDLSLPHESVSLALKHHSGDWNLLPIILWKYGLATLNQVSCMFDWLEARQK; the protein is encoded by the coding sequence ATGAAACCCACTCTTGAATCGCAATTTATCTACTTCCTAGAAGAGGATTTATCACTCCCCCATGAATCTGTCTCACTCGCCCTCAAACATCACAGTGGGGACTGGAATTTATTACCTATCATTCTATGGAAGTACGGATTGGCAACGCTCAATCAAGTTAGCTGCATGTTTGACTGGCTAGAAGCTCGACAAAAATGA
- a CDS encoding cation:proton antiporter — protein sequence MSIPKFSLDRPLGFSVAIGAFFAGLIFSCNLEAVKLDASFDTFYEIFVPFFFIGIGLKVDLSILPLAPDLGIALLVVAVLGKLIGVAIPVLTMSGWANATLLGVSMVPRAEIMMIVMHHGLQLGEWAVPTRVFAAMVLVSTATTVLVPLILHPLLLKWPQIAEP from the coding sequence GTGTCAATCCCAAAATTTAGTCTTGACAGACCACTAGGTTTTTCGGTCGCCATTGGGGCATTTTTTGCCGGACTTATCTTTAGCTGCAATCTTGAAGCTGTCAAGCTTGATGCGTCGTTTGATACCTTTTACGAAATCTTTGTCCCCTTCTTCTTCATTGGCATTGGACTCAAAGTAGACCTCAGCATCCTGCCACTAGCCCCTGATCTAGGCATCGCCCTGTTGGTTGTGGCAGTGCTCGGCAAGCTGATTGGGGTAGCTATCCCCGTTCTAACGATGAGTGGGTGGGCCAATGCCACTTTGCTGGGAGTCAGTATGGTCCCTCGGGCCGAGATCATGATGATTGTGATGCATCATGGGCTGCAACTGGGCGAATGGGCAGTGCCTACTCGGGTGTTTGCAGCCATGGTTTTAGTGTCTACGGCTACCACCGTTCTGGTTCCTTTAATTCTGCACCCTTTACTACTAAAGTGGCCACAAATAGCAGAGCCATGA
- a CDS encoding ABC transporter permease, translated as MFKFIQRLLNSRFWTLATKEVQQILRDKKLLFMLVFPPTVQLLLYGLILNPDVQYLKMGIVDQANVAASRELVSAFIENEVFVADRYSASQQALGEQVRQGEVTVGVIFPPEFNRQLSQDKPAEIQVLVDGVDANTAGIASGYITQIVQNYSLRLDGIETPSIPSAIEPQITFLYNPGLISSWFFVPAMMGVVLTLIGSLVSSSTLIREKDTGTLEQLLITPASAGEILLAKVVPLFVLLLGDALLALAVANIVFGVPLRGSFLLFLALSGLYVFVGIGIGMMLATLCHNQQQVMLTSFFINMPLIQLSGAIAPIESMPAFFRYLSWFNPLRHYVAILRAILLRGVGLEVIWPQAIALLVFATVLGTISAKQFRRQVS; from the coding sequence ATGTTTAAGTTTATCCAGCGTTTACTCAACAGCCGCTTCTGGACCCTAGCAACTAAAGAGGTGCAGCAGATTTTGCGCGACAAAAAGCTACTCTTTATGCTGGTGTTTCCCCCCACGGTGCAACTGTTACTCTATGGCTTGATCTTGAATCCCGATGTGCAGTATTTGAAAATGGGGATTGTGGATCAGGCTAACGTTGCGGCAAGTCGGGAACTGGTATCGGCCTTCATCGAAAATGAGGTGTTTGTGGCCGATCGCTACAGTGCCAGCCAGCAGGCTCTCGGGGAACAAGTGCGACAAGGTGAGGTCACGGTGGGAGTGATATTTCCTCCTGAATTCAATCGCCAACTGTCGCAGGATAAACCCGCCGAGATCCAGGTGTTGGTGGATGGAGTGGATGCCAATACTGCTGGGATTGCTAGCGGCTACATCACTCAAATTGTTCAAAACTATAGTCTTCGGTTGGACGGCATTGAGACACCCAGCATCCCCAGTGCCATTGAACCCCAGATTACGTTCCTATACAACCCTGGGCTCATTAGTAGCTGGTTTTTTGTCCCCGCCATGATGGGGGTCGTGTTGACGTTGATTGGATCGCTGGTTTCCTCATCGACACTCATTCGGGAAAAGGATACAGGCACCCTTGAGCAGCTGCTAATAACCCCAGCCTCGGCTGGAGAAATTCTGCTGGCAAAAGTGGTGCCATTGTTTGTACTCTTACTCGGGGATGCACTGTTAGCCCTAGCCGTTGCCAATATTGTTTTTGGCGTGCCGTTACGAGGCAGTTTTCTGCTCTTTCTGGCGTTGTCTGGGCTCTATGTCTTTGTCGGTATTGGCATTGGCATGATGCTAGCGACCCTCTGCCATAATCAGCAGCAGGTGATGTTGACATCGTTTTTCATCAATATGCCGCTGATTCAGCTTTCGGGCGCGATCGCCCCCATCGAAAGCATGCCAGCTTTCTTTCGCTACCTATCATGGTTCAATCCTCTGCGTCATTATGTCGCAATTCTGCGAGCGATTCTGCTCAGAGGGGTGGGGCTGGAGGTTATCTGGCCTCAAGCGATCGCTCTTCTAGTATTTGCGACCGTTCTAGGAACGATTAGCGCTAAACAGTTTCGTCGACAGGTGAGTTAA
- a CDS encoding ABC transporter ATP-binding protein produces MHSTQIPQLEATLGSVAIQVEALCKRYGKLAAVRGVTFTVQRGEIFGLIGPDGAGKTTLFQILAGVMEATGGEISILGAAPRDVRLQTGYLTQHFSLYLDLSLDENLRYAAGLHEVPTERFRERRTQYLRLMNLEPFADRLAGQLSGGMKQKLALCCALIAQPQILLLDEPTTGVDPVSRREFWDVLATLSHQGVTIVVATPYMDEAERCHRVALMYDGQIQQMGTPTQLQNNLGLQRLEVRVSSLKTAEQALLKTDAHQATQIVDVQTFGDRLDVLVDDVQAGEIQVRTLLAVHQLAIDTIRPANPTLENVFVTQLRQQGLDPPFIPFPGRRRGWRSREGKEGGEGRGNREDIVSAPPSLLSIATPPTPPTPPSPHPATHQSPTTVSEIAIGARDLSKTFGNFQAVKGVNLDIHYGEIYGLLGANGAGKTTTIKMLCGLLGITRGEVMLAGQTRDLRSSALRQRIGYMSQKFTLYDDLSIQQNLEFYCGVYGIPRHQRRAKIDWVLDICGLTGKADLITGQLPGGWKKRVAFGASVMHEPEILFLDEPTSGVDPLARRQFWRLIEDLTHQGTAVLVTTHYLEEAEHCNRMAFMAAGEVVAQGSPNQIKASQPGQLFEVKVDQPQAASDFLKQYFDSWRVSLFGDRLHIVLDQPDTGVPQLRSLLKTAAFDMQALQSVPFSLEDAFIGIMQRA; encoded by the coding sequence ATGCATTCAACCCAGATTCCCCAACTAGAAGCCACCCTCGGAAGCGTTGCTATTCAAGTAGAGGCGCTATGTAAGCGCTACGGCAAACTTGCGGCTGTGCGGGGTGTGACGTTTACGGTGCAGCGGGGGGAAATCTTTGGGCTGATTGGGCCGGATGGTGCTGGGAAGACGACGCTGTTTCAAATATTGGCTGGGGTGATGGAGGCGACTGGGGGGGAGATCTCTATTTTGGGAGCCGCCCCTCGGGATGTTCGTTTGCAAACGGGCTATCTGACCCAACACTTTTCGCTTTATCTGGATCTCAGCTTGGATGAGAATCTGCGGTACGCAGCTGGTCTCCATGAAGTGCCGACTGAGCGCTTTAGGGAACGACGCACCCAGTATTTGCGGCTAATGAATCTGGAGCCGTTTGCCGATCGCTTAGCGGGTCAACTATCTGGCGGCATGAAGCAGAAGTTGGCGCTGTGTTGTGCCCTGATTGCCCAACCTCAAATTTTGCTGCTGGACGAACCGACAACGGGAGTCGACCCTGTCTCCCGGCGAGAGTTTTGGGATGTACTGGCAACCCTCTCCCATCAGGGGGTCACCATTGTGGTCGCCACACCTTATATGGATGAGGCAGAGCGTTGCCATCGAGTCGCCCTTATGTATGACGGACAGATCCAGCAGATGGGAACCCCTACGCAGTTGCAGAACAATCTGGGGCTACAACGATTGGAGGTTCGCGTTAGCTCACTCAAAACCGCTGAACAGGCTTTGCTCAAAACGGATGCTCACCAAGCGACTCAAATTGTCGATGTGCAGACCTTTGGCGATCGCTTGGACGTCCTCGTTGACGATGTCCAGGCGGGTGAAATCCAGGTACGTACCCTACTAGCAGTGCATCAGCTCGCGATCGACACAATTCGTCCAGCAAACCCTACCCTAGAGAACGTCTTTGTAACTCAACTGCGCCAGCAGGGATTAGATCCGCCATTTATTCCATTTCCAGGACGGAGACGTGGGTGGAGAAGTAGAGAAGGTAAGGAAGGTGGGGAAGGTAGGGGAAATAGGGAAGACATAGTAAGCGCTCCCCCATCTTTGTTATCTATCGCAACTCCTCCGACTCCCCCCACTCCCCCATCCCCCCATCCCGCTACCCACCAATCCCCAACCACCGTCTCCGAAATTGCCATTGGTGCCCGTGACCTCAGTAAGACTTTTGGGAATTTTCAGGCGGTTAAAGGGGTCAACCTGGATATCCACTATGGCGAAATTTATGGCTTGTTAGGGGCTAATGGGGCGGGAAAAACAACCACTATCAAGATGCTGTGTGGATTGCTGGGCATTACTCGAGGCGAGGTCATGCTGGCGGGGCAAACCCGTGACTTGCGCAGCAGTGCTTTGCGTCAACGAATTGGCTACATGAGTCAGAAATTTACCCTCTACGATGACCTGTCTATCCAGCAGAATTTGGAATTCTACTGTGGGGTTTACGGCATTCCGCGTCACCAACGTCGCGCCAAAATTGACTGGGTTTTAGACATTTGTGGGTTGACTGGCAAAGCGGATCTGATCACCGGGCAACTGCCTGGCGGTTGGAAAAAGCGGGTGGCCTTTGGTGCGTCGGTGATGCATGAACCTGAAATTCTGTTTTTGGATGAACCCACCTCAGGGGTGGATCCGTTAGCGCGCCGTCAATTCTGGCGGCTGATTGAAGACTTGACGCACCAGGGCACGGCGGTTTTGGTGACCACGCACTATTTGGAAGAAGCGGAACACTGCAATCGGATGGCGTTTATGGCGGCTGGAGAGGTGGTCGCTCAAGGTTCCCCAAACCAGATCAAGGCGAGCCAGCCGGGGCAATTGTTTGAAGTGAAGGTCGACCAGCCCCAAGCGGCCTCTGACTTCCTCAAGCAATACTTTGATAGCTGGCGGGTGTCGCTGTTTGGCGATCGCCTCCACATCGTTCTGGATCAGCCGGATACCGGGGTGCCCCAGTTGCGCTCTCTGCTGAAGACGGCCGCCTTCGACATGCAAGCCCTCCAATCCGTTCCCTTCTCCCTAGAAGATGCCTTTATTGGCATTATGCAGCGAGCCTAG